One genomic region from Athalia rosae chromosome 3, iyAthRosa1.1, whole genome shotgun sequence encodes:
- the LOC105683828 gene encoding uncharacterized protein LOC105683828 isoform X2 yields the protein MFPVEILEILFKYSDGADIINFRGVCNTWNEIIVKLSKDTNLWRVKCEREISICNRKSIHAKLYPKMSWLELHQSVDNLIWLTIYQSWLRWCRLQKSEFSKEQFEPFFIGLPFVTITCLSVLENLLAVGSSEGFITFYNIDGSTTEPIFIADQKEYVSTVEFLKEWRGREIEAISLSNMHRMMLWNITTQEVISRQTYGKFMSTTNTRILRAIGSQLTVQENNKERTYDFVRHNGTIVALATDGEQALLWTDVGFTYEIDLNNTDSEYVEQYVRPPLKRVRQYYLFGHWVSMCITEDGILGISVNHKPWKMYNILPYLHGYPTSLLYYASMLVLGLDSGSMHIYHVKDIASLTNQHFCSSNSKAIIIDNQAIILLDIMERPGKQYMIAATSEKVTIIKFRDLMSK from the exons ATGTTTCCGGTGGAGATCTTAGAgattttgttcaaatattcAGACGGCGCTGATATAATAAATTTCCGCGGTGTATGCAACACATGGAATGAAATCATCGTTAAACTATCAAAG GATACGAATTTGTGGCGAGTGAAATGCGAACGTGAAATATCTATTTGCAATCGCAAATCTATACATGCAAAATTGTATCCCAAAATGAGCTGGCTTGAATTACATCAATCAGTAGACAATTTGATATGGCTTACAATATATCAATCATGGTTGAGGTGGTGTAGACTTCAGAAATCCGAGTTCTCCAAAGAACAGTTTGAACCATTCTTCATTGGGCTTCCATTTGTTACAATTACCTGCCTTTCAGTTCTCG AAAATCTACTAGCAGTTGGAAGCTCAGAAGGATTCATCACTTTTTACAACATTGATGGTTCAACAACAGAACCAATTTTCATTGCAGACCAAAAGGAGTATGTTTCAACAGTGGAATTCCTGAAAGAAT ggagaggaagagaaattgaagcCATTTCTCTATCGAACATGCACAGAATGATGTTGTGGAACATCACTACACAAGAAGTCATCAGCAGACAAACATATGGAAAATTCATGAG TACTACCAACACGCGTATCTTGAGGGCAATAGGGTCCCAGCTTACTGTCCAGGAAAACAACAAAGAGAGAACTTACGACTTCGTCCGGCATAATGGCACAATCGTTGCACTTGCAACTGATGGTGAACAG GCACTGCTATGGACAGATGTAGGCTTCACATATGAAATAGACTTGAATAATACAGATTCAGAGTATGTAGAGCAGTATGTTAGACCCCCTTTAAAAAGAGTCCGCCAATACTATTTATTTGGACATTGGGTTTCTATGTGCATTACTG AGGACGGTATTCTGGGAATCTCTGTAAACCACAAACCCTGGAAGATGTATAATATTCTTCCATATCTTCATGGATACCCCACATCTCTTCTTTATTATGCCAGTATGCTAGTCTTGGGATTAGATTCAG GTTCCATGCACATCTATCACGTTAAAGATATTGCATCTTTGACCAACCAGCACTTTTGCTCAAGTAACTCGAAGGCCATTATCATTGATAACCAGGCGATAATCCTATTAGACATAATGGAACGTCCTGGTAAACAATACATGATTGCTGCTACTAGTGAGAAAGTAACCATCATAAAATTTAGGGATTTGATGAGCAAATAA
- the LOC105683831 gene encoding neither inactivation nor afterpotential protein G isoform X2, with translation MWNLVLLSLVCLIVSLIYNFYLSEPISIVRYPKKNYDYIVGAGTAGCVIASRLSESKEVSVLLVEAGGYFKWHSSIPLAAPLLQRTNSDWAYATDSQEYSSRGLRHQKQFWPRGKGLGGSGQMNFVLHSFGVPEDYSRWPAEWSYKNLLPYFRRVEEIINITVVSAEEKLARAFHKSGIEIAHKNATFSLASNTLKKGARSSSYHAYLKRAWSRKNLHILMNALVTKILFTKLRAEGIQVKYSSGKVERIMANKEIILCGGTVNTPQLLMLSGIGPVDELRKHHIPVVKQQEQVGRNLYDHLNVPIYVNLKAPVSVTLNKLKSFNEIFKFFVFGNGMLASNAIVGTGRSGHSGILLFGMGTVDESLLKEIANFHTSTFRAVFPSYADPKLEGFIYLSSCLQPESRGNITLRSNESSDSPIINPGYLESDHDIECTHNAIQLALETLTTTGFVDLGASAHVPKLRECSNWPQDYTNHDFTECLTRTVGLTSHHPGGTCRMGKNHDSTAVVDEDLRVIGVDGLRIMDASVLPYPVSGTPNSVIIAMAERAADIIVTWK, from the exons ATGTGGAATCTCGTGTTATTGTCTTTAGTTTGCTTAATAGTTTCATTAATTTACAACTTTTATCTATCTGAACCGATCAGCATCGTACGGTATCCTAAAAAGAATTACGACTACATAGTAG GAGCTGGAACAGCAGGGTGTGTTATTGCATCGCGATTGTCAGAATCAAAGGAAGTATCTGTACTACTCGTAGAAGCCGGAGGATATTTCAAATGGCACTCATCCATCCCCCTAGCAGCACCTCTACTTCAAAGGACCAACTCAGACTGGGCATATGCAACAGATTCTCAGGAATATTCTTCAAGAGGCCTTCGTCATcaa AAACAATTCTGGCCTAGAGGTAAAGGCCTAGGAGGGAGTGGGCAGATGAATTTCGTTCTTCATTCGTTTGGTGTACCAGAAGATTATTCACGCTGGCCAGCAGAATGGTCGTACAAAAATCTCTTGCCATACTTTAGACGAgtagaagaaataataaacattACCGTAGTATCAGCCGAAGAGAAGTTAGCTAGGGCATTTCACAAATCTGGAATTGAAATCGCGCACAAAAACGCAACGTTCTCTCTGGCAAGTAACACCTTGAAAAAAGGTGCGCGATCGAGCAGTTATCATGCTTACCTAAAAAGGGCCTGGAGTCGAAAAAATCTTCACATATTGATGAACGCGTTGGTCACGAAA ATTCTATTTACGAAATTGAGGGCCGAAGGCATTCAAGTTAAATATTCAAGTGGCAAAGTGGAGCGGATAATGGCaaacaaagaaataattttatgtgGTGGAACAGTCAACACCCCGCAGTTATTAATGTTGTCCGGTATTGGGCCAGTGGATGAGCTCCGAAAGCATCAT ATACCGGTTGTAAAGCAGCAAGAACAAGTTGGAAGAAACTTGTACGATCATCTGAACGTCCCAATTTATGTAAATCTTAAAGCACCTGTAAGCGTGACCTTGAATAAGTTGAAATCCTTTAATGAGATCTTCAAGttcttcgttttcggaaaTG GTATGCTAGCGTCAAACGCTATCGTTGGTACGGGAAGATCAGGACACAGTGGAATCTTACTTTTCGGAATGGGAACAGTCGATGAAAGCCTGCTGAAAGAAATTGCGAATTTTCACACTTCG ACTTTCAGGGCTGTATTCCCGTCGTACGCCGATCCAAAACTGGAAGGTTTCATCTACTTGAGCAGTTGTTTGCAACCAGAGAGTCGCGGAAACATCACTTTGAGATCAAATGAGTCATCAGATTCGCCAATCATTAATCCTGGGTACCTGGAGAGCGATCACGACATCGAATGTACCCACAATG CAATCCAGTTAGCCCTGGAAACGTTAACAACAACGGGCTTTGTTGATCTGGGTGCGTCGGCACACGTCCCTAAATTGAGGGAATGTAGTAATTGGCCACAGGATTACACAAATCATGATTTTACTGAATGTCTAACCAGAACCGTAGGCTTGACCAGTCATCATCCTGGTGGGACATGcaggatgggaaaaaatcacgACAGTACCGCAGTCGTGGACGAAGACTTGAG GGTCATCGGAGTCGATGGTCTGAGAATTATGGATGCCAGCGTTCTACCATATCCGGTATCAGGAACACCGAACTCCGTCATAATTGCCATGGCGGAGCGGGCTGCCGACATTATTGTAacatggaaataa
- the LOC105683831 gene encoding neither inactivation nor afterpotential protein G isoform X1, whose protein sequence is MWNLVLLSLVCLIVSLIYNFYLSEPISIVRYPKKNYDYIVVGAGTAGCVIASRLSESKEVSVLLVEAGGYFKWHSSIPLAAPLLQRTNSDWAYATDSQEYSSRGLRHQKQFWPRGKGLGGSGQMNFVLHSFGVPEDYSRWPAEWSYKNLLPYFRRVEEIINITVVSAEEKLARAFHKSGIEIAHKNATFSLASNTLKKGARSSSYHAYLKRAWSRKNLHILMNALVTKILFTKLRAEGIQVKYSSGKVERIMANKEIILCGGTVNTPQLLMLSGIGPVDELRKHHIPVVKQQEQVGRNLYDHLNVPIYVNLKAPVSVTLNKLKSFNEIFKFFVFGNGMLASNAIVGTGRSGHSGILLFGMGTVDESLLKEIANFHTSTFRAVFPSYADPKLEGFIYLSSCLQPESRGNITLRSNESSDSPIINPGYLESDHDIECTHNAIQLALETLTTTGFVDLGASAHVPKLRECSNWPQDYTNHDFTECLTRTVGLTSHHPGGTCRMGKNHDSTAVVDEDLRVIGVDGLRIMDASVLPYPVSGTPNSVIIAMAERAADIIVTWK, encoded by the exons ATGTGGAATCTCGTGTTATTGTCTTTAGTTTGCTTAATAGTTTCATTAATTTACAACTTTTATCTATCTGAACCGATCAGCATCGTACGGTATCCTAAAAAGAATTACGACTACATAGTAG TAGGAGCTGGAACAGCAGGGTGTGTTATTGCATCGCGATTGTCAGAATCAAAGGAAGTATCTGTACTACTCGTAGAAGCCGGAGGATATTTCAAATGGCACTCATCCATCCCCCTAGCAGCACCTCTACTTCAAAGGACCAACTCAGACTGGGCATATGCAACAGATTCTCAGGAATATTCTTCAAGAGGCCTTCGTCATcaa AAACAATTCTGGCCTAGAGGTAAAGGCCTAGGAGGGAGTGGGCAGATGAATTTCGTTCTTCATTCGTTTGGTGTACCAGAAGATTATTCACGCTGGCCAGCAGAATGGTCGTACAAAAATCTCTTGCCATACTTTAGACGAgtagaagaaataataaacattACCGTAGTATCAGCCGAAGAGAAGTTAGCTAGGGCATTTCACAAATCTGGAATTGAAATCGCGCACAAAAACGCAACGTTCTCTCTGGCAAGTAACACCTTGAAAAAAGGTGCGCGATCGAGCAGTTATCATGCTTACCTAAAAAGGGCCTGGAGTCGAAAAAATCTTCACATATTGATGAACGCGTTGGTCACGAAA ATTCTATTTACGAAATTGAGGGCCGAAGGCATTCAAGTTAAATATTCAAGTGGCAAAGTGGAGCGGATAATGGCaaacaaagaaataattttatgtgGTGGAACAGTCAACACCCCGCAGTTATTAATGTTGTCCGGTATTGGGCCAGTGGATGAGCTCCGAAAGCATCAT ATACCGGTTGTAAAGCAGCAAGAACAAGTTGGAAGAAACTTGTACGATCATCTGAACGTCCCAATTTATGTAAATCTTAAAGCACCTGTAAGCGTGACCTTGAATAAGTTGAAATCCTTTAATGAGATCTTCAAGttcttcgttttcggaaaTG GTATGCTAGCGTCAAACGCTATCGTTGGTACGGGAAGATCAGGACACAGTGGAATCTTACTTTTCGGAATGGGAACAGTCGATGAAAGCCTGCTGAAAGAAATTGCGAATTTTCACACTTCG ACTTTCAGGGCTGTATTCCCGTCGTACGCCGATCCAAAACTGGAAGGTTTCATCTACTTGAGCAGTTGTTTGCAACCAGAGAGTCGCGGAAACATCACTTTGAGATCAAATGAGTCATCAGATTCGCCAATCATTAATCCTGGGTACCTGGAGAGCGATCACGACATCGAATGTACCCACAATG CAATCCAGTTAGCCCTGGAAACGTTAACAACAACGGGCTTTGTTGATCTGGGTGCGTCGGCACACGTCCCTAAATTGAGGGAATGTAGTAATTGGCCACAGGATTACACAAATCATGATTTTACTGAATGTCTAACCAGAACCGTAGGCTTGACCAGTCATCATCCTGGTGGGACATGcaggatgggaaaaaatcacgACAGTACCGCAGTCGTGGACGAAGACTTGAG GGTCATCGGAGTCGATGGTCTGAGAATTATGGATGCCAGCGTTCTACCATATCCGGTATCAGGAACACCGAACTCCGTCATAATTGCCATGGCGGAGCGGGCTGCCGACATTATTGTAacatggaaataa
- the LOC105683829 gene encoding probable ribosome biogenesis protein RLP24 codes for MRIENCYFCSSRIYPGHGIQFVRNDCKIFKFCRSKCHAAFKKKKNPRKVKWTKAYRKTAGKELAVDPAFEFEKRRNIPLKYNRELWTKSVEAMKKIEAIRQKRQNTYIMQRLRKGRELEQDRDVKEVQRDLALIRSPAAGLKQRKQLEESAEESSRMEASDTEEMEAEEIVL; via the exons ATGCGTATTGAAAATTGTTACTTTTGTTCATCCCGAATTTATCCAGGTCACGGAATTCAATTCGTTAGGAACGATTGCAAG ATATTCAAATTCTGCAGATCAAAATGTCACGCAGCTttcaagaaaaagaagaacccaAGAAAGGTTAAATGGACTAAAGCCTATCGCAAGACAGCTGGTAAAGAATTGGCTGTAGACCCAGCGTTCGAGTTTGAAAAGAGGCGAAACATACCACTCAAATACAACAGAGAATTATGGACAAAGTCTGTTGaagctatgaaaaaaatagaggcaATTCGACAAAAGAGACAGAATACATACATCATGCAGCGATTGCGAAAGGGACGTGAACTTGAACAAGACAGAGATGTGAAGGAGGTACAACGTGACTTGGCATTGATTCGTTCACCAGCAGCAGGACTCAAACAACGTAAGCAGCTTGAAGAATCTGCCGAAGAAAGTAGTAGAATGGAGGCCTCGGACACAGAGGAAATGGAAGCAGAGGAAATTGTTCTATGA
- the LOC105683828 gene encoding uncharacterized protein LOC105683828 isoform X1: MFPVEILEILFKYSDGADIINFRGVCNTWNEIIVKLSKDTNLWRVKCEREISICNRKSIHAKLYPKMSWLELHQSVDNLIWLTIYQSWLRWCRLQKSEFSKEQFEPFFIGLPFVTITCLSVLENLLAVGSSEGFITFYNIDGSTTEPIFIADQKEYVSTVEFLKEWRGREIEAISLSNMHRMMLWNITTQEVISRQTYGKFMRIFHCCSTTNTRILRAIGSQLTVQENNKERTYDFVRHNGTIVALATDGEQALLWTDVGFTYEIDLNNTDSEYVEQYVRPPLKRVRQYYLFGHWVSMCITEDGILGISVNHKPWKMYNILPYLHGYPTSLLYYASMLVLGLDSGSMHIYHVKDIASLTNQHFCSSNSKAIIIDNQAIILLDIMERPGKQYMIAATSEKVTIIKFRDLMSK, from the exons ATGTTTCCGGTGGAGATCTTAGAgattttgttcaaatattcAGACGGCGCTGATATAATAAATTTCCGCGGTGTATGCAACACATGGAATGAAATCATCGTTAAACTATCAAAG GATACGAATTTGTGGCGAGTGAAATGCGAACGTGAAATATCTATTTGCAATCGCAAATCTATACATGCAAAATTGTATCCCAAAATGAGCTGGCTTGAATTACATCAATCAGTAGACAATTTGATATGGCTTACAATATATCAATCATGGTTGAGGTGGTGTAGACTTCAGAAATCCGAGTTCTCCAAAGAACAGTTTGAACCATTCTTCATTGGGCTTCCATTTGTTACAATTACCTGCCTTTCAGTTCTCG AAAATCTACTAGCAGTTGGAAGCTCAGAAGGATTCATCACTTTTTACAACATTGATGGTTCAACAACAGAACCAATTTTCATTGCAGACCAAAAGGAGTATGTTTCAACAGTGGAATTCCTGAAAGAAT ggagaggaagagaaattgaagcCATTTCTCTATCGAACATGCACAGAATGATGTTGTGGAACATCACTACACAAGAAGTCATCAGCAGACAAACATATGGAAAATTCATGAG AATATTTCACTGCTGTAGTACTACCAACACGCGTATCTTGAGGGCAATAGGGTCCCAGCTTACTGTCCAGGAAAACAACAAAGAGAGAACTTACGACTTCGTCCGGCATAATGGCACAATCGTTGCACTTGCAACTGATGGTGAACAG GCACTGCTATGGACAGATGTAGGCTTCACATATGAAATAGACTTGAATAATACAGATTCAGAGTATGTAGAGCAGTATGTTAGACCCCCTTTAAAAAGAGTCCGCCAATACTATTTATTTGGACATTGGGTTTCTATGTGCATTACTG AGGACGGTATTCTGGGAATCTCTGTAAACCACAAACCCTGGAAGATGTATAATATTCTTCCATATCTTCATGGATACCCCACATCTCTTCTTTATTATGCCAGTATGCTAGTCTTGGGATTAGATTCAG GTTCCATGCACATCTATCACGTTAAAGATATTGCATCTTTGACCAACCAGCACTTTTGCTCAAGTAACTCGAAGGCCATTATCATTGATAACCAGGCGATAATCCTATTAGACATAATGGAACGTCCTGGTAAACAATACATGATTGCTGCTACTAGTGAGAAAGTAACCATCATAAAATTTAGGGATTTGATGAGCAAATAA